Sequence from the Xiphophorus maculatus strain JP 163 A chromosome 16, X_maculatus-5.0-male, whole genome shotgun sequence genome:
agactgcaTAACAGTGCAAAGCAAAACTTATTCTTATCAAACATGCCTGTgccatttttagattaattatgCTTACATTGTCATCATCCCACTTTACCACAAGTAGCCTACAACAACTGAACAGTTTTAATGAGTAAATTAGTCATCATACATCACCGGCCCATTATTAATATAGTAAATAATCTGATTTTTGGGTCAGTAAGCAGTTCAGTGTAGAAACTTCCTGTGTTCAGCTGCAGATAAATAGGCAGACATGTCATTTCTAGTAGCAGCTGGGTCCGAAGTATCCTGAGAATAATTTGGAATGATACAAATTTCAGCTGGAAGAACAGGCTGGAGATGgacctttgtttttgttttttaagggtGAGATTTTCACCTACAGTTGAAAATCtgcttaaaatggaaaatattaggCTCAATATAAAGTACTTGTTGTTTATTAAccatgtttttataaaagtttaaaaagtaaaaactaggCACACCCATTCAAAAACATAGCTAAATTTAGCCGCTTCCTTTGACAAAAAAGGGAACTGTATACTAGCAATTTTTGagaagagaatttttttttctaaagcaaaaGAGTAGAAAATAATTCACTACAAAAATGTAGAGACTTGTATGTTTTCCTTTTGATGCGAGACGTTGCAGAGCTATGAGTTACAGATTCCTTTCCTACACAAATCGGACAACTTTCATTCAATAAAGTGTTGCGTCTTTAGCTTATTGTTAAGCAGGCTACGCatgttattatatatataaaaatatatatttttgcatttcaattaaagaaaaaaaacattttgcagccTGTCAGTATGTTCAACTTGATTTGGACTCCACTTGCTTGTTGTATTAAGAATTGCaaagcaaaatgcaaaaacaaaaaacaaacaaacaaaataaaaacactgaatggatgacttaatttaaacatttctttagtaAAAGGCAGCAGTGTGTATTCAGtaatttcaataattattttttttcaaactaaactAAACGCAGTTTATTTCCTCAGTTCCTTCTTTGCCTCCCCTTCTCActtgattaaaaagaaatgatggTGGAATAATCTTTAAACGTAATACAACTATCTGGAATTGGTACATCCTTCTGTCCAACAATTACACTCACCAGTAACTGGCTTTAAAAGGAGGGCAATGATAAAGCAGCTGAGAATGAACAAAAGCACTGATGAATGGTAAGGACATGCTGTTCTATAATCAATTGCGTTAGTGCAAAACGAGGACTGTGATGTCTGTGAGATGGACATAAAAACGGAAATTATGCAGATGTGATCAATGGACTGATATCTGAAGCACATctgtcaaacaaataaaaaggtcATGTACACACATCTCTACATGCGACCTCCCCCCCATGAGGCCTACCCTGGGAATCCGTTCCCAAGCAGCTCACTGTCTTGCAAGTCCATGAACACGGAGGGGCACCTACGGAGACAGGTCAGGATCTGACTGAGAAAACCTCAAAACCCACGGGCAACCTATCAAACCTACAACATGGCTTAAGGCCTTTATCGCCATCAGCTTTTGTCCTCGTTATTTGCCAGTCTCACTTATTTTTACTCTAAAGTGTATAATTTCCAGTAGTGTACTACTATTCAAAATGTGCAGCTCCATtaaatttgcttgatttaaGAATGTGTgatctttgcttttatttataatattagaATAATACTTTGTCATTACAGCTGTAAGTTTTAAGTGTCGCACCTTCCTTCTCAAACAGTTAAGTGACTTTatatgaaatcagaaaaaaaaagtcacagatGCTGCATTACAGGCAGGCATTCTTTGACGGTTTCTAACCtgaatctgtaaatatttacatcacCTTGCTAATGTATTTATGCTCCTAGAACTTTAACACAATGTGTCACGTTTCCAATGCAAACTTCAATATACGTTATTGAGATTttgtgacaaacacaaagtagcacataactGAAACAGTACATTgtcttaaaagtttttttaaatctaaaaatacaaaaagcaggGTATGAATTTGTATTCGGACTCTTTAAATGAAGGAGTCCTTGACAAAAATCCATTGCAACCAATAGCCTAAAGTGAACtaatacatttaatatataaaatccacctgtgtgtaacAGTGAAGTTTGTTAAAGAGCATTAGAGATCGAACaccatcatgaagaccaaaaaaatacagcagaccAGCCAGGAAGAAAGTTGAgaagttgaaaagaaaaatcccaaaCCTTAAACACTTCACAGAAAATTCATTGCATCTTTCAAACTCGGGAAGACTGTTGCATAACAGCAACCCTAACAAGACATGGCCGCCTGTCTGAACTGGCTGGCTGGGGAAAGGAGAGCGgtaaacatgtggaagaaggttcTCTAAAGACTCTGTGCACACAACAATAGAAACACCATCTCTAACATCTTCAACAGGGAacctggtcagagttgatgggaaaatGGAGAGAGCTAAATATAGGCCAATTACGGAACAAAATCTGTTTGAGCCTCTAAAAGACCAGGGCAAAGGTTCAGCTTCCAGCTGGATACAATGtgaatgtaaaaacacaaccagCTACAACAGAATGATTCAGAACATAGCAAATTTGCAAAaatggcctactcaaagtccaTACCTGTATTTCCTAGTCAGTCTGACTGATGATGAGCTATTTTGCAGagataaattaagaaaaacttcATTTCTAGTTTAGCAAAGCTGTACAACGTCGTACAACAAAACACCTGCAGTGGGAAGTTAATGAACAAAGTATTGCCTCAGGCAGACTGaaatactgttttctttttcctcatctgacaattatgtgctacttgTGTGGGTCTGAGGTTTGTagctgtgacaaaatgtgaaaagattcaACAGGTATCAATACTtttgacataaaagaaaacctCCACATTGAGTATTGTCACTTCTCGGTGGGAGGCACTGAATATTACAGCCGAAAGATAGGGATGAATACTTACGGGGTCACACAGATgaactttgttttcaaataagGCTGGATAGCTGAAAGAGAAAGTATACATTACGGAGAATATTGAGCACATAAGCtccaaaccaaacaaacagcattaaaaGCATGTAATGAACATGGGGGTGACTTACTGCTTGTCGAGTCTCCTGCTGGCTCGGGCTCATGAGCTGCCTCTGGCCTGCAGTATTTCCCAAAAGCCTCCTCTTTGGGGATATCAGGATAGAGATAAACAAGTGGCGACACCAGGATATTGGTGGCATCCATGATTTTGTAACTCATGATGATATCTGCAAACGACAtgctgctgagctgctgcttgGTGTAAGGCTCTACGGACTGGATCTGGGTCTTTCCTACAaagaacaaacaataaaaactatgACAACAAAATCTGATCATCGTAAAGACATTATATGAACAGCAGGGCTTTAAAATGACTCACCTCCAATGTCTTTCTCTACCCATGTAAATGTAATGCCGCCCTCTTTGCTGCTCTCGCTGAAGCGCAGAAGAAATGTGCCAGGAGGCTTCGGACTCAGAATGGCTCTCTCCCGCTCCTTGCTGATAAAACCCATGATGTATCTGTAAGCAGAGAAACAATATATCAAACTAATAACTAGTTCAATCTACTTTAAGACAGTATTGCATGTCTAAATGGGTTCTACACcccagaacaggaagtgaacaaGCAGTTCCAGACACAGCCAGGAGATTCGAGTCTAAACAAAGGGTGACTTCTCACCCTTCGTTCCACAGAGCGAGGATGTACTTCTTCACCAGGTCAATGATATTGTCCAGCCACACCCAAAAGGAGAAGCCCTTGCCAGCCATGTTTTCCTGTacaagaggaaggaaaaaaattattcatacaaaGCGAAACAATGTGAAGAAGGCAGACTGATCTTTTTATAGTGGTCAAATGTTGTACCTTGCAGAACTTGGCCCATGTTATTTGGCATCCAGAATAGTTTACACAAGGCcctgtattaaaaaaattagaaacaaataGTGTAAGTATTAAGGCACACTGAAGATTCTCAGAGACTTTTTAGGCTTATTGTTTTACCAAGTAATTTCTCAGCCAGCGTGGTCAGCTGCTCGATGGTCAGGCCTCTCTTAGTGGTCGAAGAGAACTGCCAGCTCAACACCTCAGCCACCTGGTCCCAGGTTCCCACCGGAGGCTTGGTGAAGAAGTTCACGTTCTGTGGAAGAACAAAGGAGGCAACAGCTTTACAAATGCTTGCTGTCTGCAGAGATCAGACCCTTTCCACAAGAGGGTGCTGTCTCACCTTTGGGTGATTAGTGAGCATGTTGTACCACAGGATGGAAGCCCAGGCGTTGGGCATCTGGCAGATGTTTGAAATGACAACCACTGGCAGAGAATGAGTCTGCAAATACAGGCAGCTTTatgatcagttttattttggaaacaaaaaaaagtcatttaaattgCCCTCTTGTTAAAGCTTATTCCCCTATAATATTTACAGAATAATAGACAGAAATAAGTCCCTTCCTTCACACTAACATTTTACCCCCCACAGAGACTTCCTGCATTTGCATCTCTCATCTACAggcaaactgaaaacagattttataacAATGGCTCTTCTCAGATTATCACTACACACTaaacatgcaaaacaacaaaccctCTGTTATGGATCACTCTGACCTTTTGTGTCAAGCAAGTCGATCCCCTGAGATCACAGGGTGTGTGCCGTTAAAGAATTCAACTGGGATTGTCAAACAAAAGTGGACTGGATTAAAACCTGCAAGATTCACCCGAGTTGTAATAAGATATGCGAGATCTCTGTCGCAATCTTCCTGCAGTCCTAATGCATTCACTATGCAGCGTCCTCAATatgttattttctgtattaGTTTCTGCTGATCAACCTATTTTAAGATGAGACGCACACTAGAAGATCTAGTATCTCTGCTCTGCAATGCGTCTGTGGACCACACAGCTGATTTTGTCTTTGCACTGAATCCAGGTTTATCCCTTGTAGTTTGTTACAGATTATAATATTGGTACCAGTCcaggtcattttattttgaggcACAAAGAGAACAATAACAGGAGTAATGTATGATCTAAAAAGGAGCAAGTACTTTCAAAagttaagatgtttttatgtaGACAGCATATCTGGATTTTATCAGGTTTCCCCATTACCATTTTCTGAGTTAGAAGTCTCAGTAATCATGTAGccattttttaagttgttttttttaagactgtAAATGTCTTTCTTTATCCTACTTCTATAATACTTCAAACAAGTCCTAGAGACATTTGTGAGTCAAATAGTAAACTGTGTCAAAGAAAACCTAAATTTTGCCCATCACTGCCTTAGCTGTGGCCAAGATCTTCTGAATTGTAGAGGAAATGATGACATTCCCACAACTCCCAAGACATGACAGCCTTTTCACTTGGAACACCACAGGCCTACAGaatctgattttctttcccAATAGTAGGAAAGAAAACGTGcactaaacaaaataacatgaaataGTATCATCTGAGTCTTAAGGGCACTACTATACTTGTCTTTAATTTCCACCACTCTAGAGTTTCTATGTGGTTTTCTGGAatcaaaaactgaatgtttcacctaaactcaattcacaaAACTGTCGCTATAACAAATTGCACGAATAGCCATCACAAAAGTATGAACAAAAGGTCTGGTACGATTTTGTAGATTACTCAATTTTCTTGCAATGAACTTCTGATCAGGCATTCAATCTTATTGTTAGCTCAAGATTTTGAAACAAAGTTGATTTACTCACCTCCAGATCTATCTTTAGGCCCTGGTGATAGACTTCTGTCTCAAAAGTGATAAGATGGAGTTCCTCTGTTACAATGAGGGATgcctaagaaaaaaaagattatttaaatctgtcaatatgtgaaaaaataaaaattccaacaaaatctgaattatttcagctaaatacagaaaacacagagagtaATTTGGATAAATGAGTCTTACATCGCTGTTGGTCCGGCCACCGTTGCCACACCTCTGTTCTCGTAGGGTCTGCAAAACACAGCATGTCAGCTCTCCACAGCAGATAATTTTCCAATGTATTCATTACATTTAAGAGAAGTTGGCTTTCTCAACTTACCAAGTGTTTAAACTCTGCTGAAAGGCTGCCATTGTTGGATTCCTCCATGTTCATGACTTTTGTGTTGGTACCGAGGATGTTAAACTTTCGAGATCTGATAGGAACAAACCAAAACGGGTAACTAAGCGTCCTCTGTAGCAGAGTGAACACTCAGATcttaactgctcaggtttaaAGTGGTGTTCTTTAAAGCTTACCCTCTAATTGCAGCAACATCCCCAGattctctgaaaaataaaatagtacaACCTTTATTTTTGCAATGGCCCTTCAATAAAATAGTGGCATGCaataaagggaaaataaattttcaatgaATAACCGAAATAACTCACTTGTCAATGCAAACTTTAATCTTGAGCTGGTAATTGAGTTCAGGAAACTTTACAAGCAACCttgaaaaatcaaagcaaaaaagagATGAGAAGAGTATCATTATTTTGAGCGGTGAATGATTTTCTTTATAAGCAATCTATAAAATGGCAACACACATAATGGAACAGAAAtggggttttgtttttgatggagAACAGAATCTTACCTGACTTTTGTTGTGAACTGCACTCCTGTTTTGATGACCAGGGGTCTGTCTGGATGCATGGGCATACAAGGCTGTCTTTCAACCACAAAGGCACTAAAAAGCGAAGAAAGTTTCATAAAAACCAGGCAACACCATTTatccaacaaacacacaataacaaagaaaagaaaaataactaccTCTTCATGAGGTTTCTGAACAGATCCACAATCTTCTCCTCCAACGCTGGCCGATGCTGAATGATGGGGTCTCCTTTGTAGGACACTTTCTGCTGAAGTTCCTCGAGTTTCTTAATCTGCTGACGGATCTGGAGCTGGGACTCAGCCAAGGATGTGATCCTGAGTAGGAAATTCGTTGACGTCAAACGTTTTGTGGGGCAAATACGGATAGATGCACTATACATcacttaacatttttaagataAAGAGGTTGAGGCTGCTATCTAAACATAATTAGcttgactgatttattttacttatgtcTGAGGACTTTTCTAGGAATAACACTGAATGTCTTATTAAAATTGGGTACCATGTCTCAAGGCGATCGAGGCAAATGTTGGGTGGGCCTCCAATGCAGGCAATTTGCTGTCTTCTCTTCCAGTCTGCCAGTTCCTCATCAGTCAGATTCTTCTGCACATAATCCATGGCTGTCAAAAGGCCTCCCATCTCTGTCACGATTTGCTATAAAATCCACAGAGCACACATTAAACAAGGATTTAAACAGATACTAACAACAATCTGTAATCCAGATTAGTAATTGCTGATTTTGACAACCCCTGCAAACATTCCTGATTTAAATTCTGCTTACCCTCCTGAGCTGGTCAAGGGCGCTAAGCATTTGCTCAAGCTGAGCCATCTTTTGCCTTGTGGCAGCTGCCTGGCTATTTCCATTGAGGTCCTGGGACAACTCTGAAGATACGGCGAACACATGGTCCATCAGATAAACGGCTAGATATATGCATACCAATCAACAGCTCTATTAAAGCTGAAAGTGACATTCAGAAACATACCTCCTTGGCTTTTCAAGGTTTTGTAGTTAAAGTCAAAATCATCTTGCAGGTTTTCAAGCATCTTCATCTTCTGTTCCATGTCCtgtagaaaaacagaagattGTTTTCTAATAGACAAATCATAAAAAGGTAAAGACAGCTTTATTGAtgactatttaaaaaagaaataaataaggGTGTTTTCACGCAGATAGGAGCAATTTGAACGACAGTCTGTTCCAATGGGCGGTGAATGTTGAAAAACTTCACACTTCAttagtttggttcattttcaaAAGTGCGATGTAAAAGTGAACCAAACAGGTTAGACCGTGACACAGAAATACTCGCTTGGTTCTACAACAAGAACCTGCCTGCCTTGTGTGAGCAGAAAGTGAAAATGGCAGCAAaccattttaacatttaatcatAAAAGAACACTTTTTACTATTTCTCATTCAACTTATAGAATGAGAAATATGAGAATGAgatgtctgaagttaaattttCATCCAATAAAAGCTCAATTTCAACTACCCACAATATTCACTCAAAGTAGAAAGAATGACTGTTGACGGGTTCAGCTGCAAACCTGATACACACAGACGGAAAATGTGTCTTCATTGTCTGAGCAAGTATGATGTTACAGatagcagaaatgtttctgtggttagaaaaaatgtcatttagcACATCTGAAATGTCAAcctttaatgaaataaattatttgtagaCATTTTGTTCAACAATCTTCCTtggaaaataaagtgttacatTTGCTTGCCATAACCAAGGGAGTGTACTATTGAGAAATTATGTAAAAGTGCTCTATTCATATATATGCCCATAAATCATATGCACAAACGTCATCACTTCTTCCCTTTGAAAGCATGTTTGCTTTCTCCACGATTCAATTCCAAGTGAACAGAGGCTCGCATGTTCTAGCAGACAAGTTCGCTTAGTTTGGGCTAAAGAAAACCATTTAAGACAATGTCTAGTGTGAAAGCTCCCTCACCTGCACACGCTTTCTGATGTCTTGAAGATTGTGCTCCAGGAtttgctgcttctctgtcaCTACTGTTCCAGTGGGATGGGCTGCTTGGCCATCCTGCCAGACATTAGAATTCGTTATAAGTtccttttaatataaaaccatCAAATCTAAAGTTGGGTAAAGAGTTGTATACCTGCGTAGTTGAGGTGGCAGTCTGCAACAGTCTTTGTTCCTCCCACAAACAGCGGGCAACAATCCGGGCAATTTCCATCGGCTTCTCCAGATATTTACTTTGCAGATGTTGCTTAATCCTGCGCAGGTTATGCTGGTAGAGTACGTTATTCTCCTGCAGGAAGCGGCTGTACTGCTGGTCTATTTCTCCTAGCAGGTTGTGGAACACCAGCGTGGCATGGGATTCCTTGTTGGCAGCGTAAGCCcttgttggggaaaaaatatgtgaaaataaaaaataaggacATGGAGATGCTTCCTAAAAAGGATCACATCTCAACCACTTCCAATGAAACATTAACAGTTTTTATAGACATAATTagcattaaaacacaaagatttcatatattttgtttggattattattttttaaaaatgacaaaaaaggctataatgaaataataattcaCATCTAGTAAAAGGTGACAGCGTTATAAAAGCACTTTACTGTAATGTGTTTGATcagtaaaaccaaaaataaaagtaaacccAAACATTTGAGTAATTTCTCACCAGTCCTGACTCTCAATCCATGGGGCCAGGAATTGCCGCAGCTCCATTGGGAAGCTGTCGCTGTAAAGGTGGTAGAGTTGCTCCAGATACCTGGTCTCCAGCTGCTGTAACTGGTTCCATTGGGCCATCCTGACACACGCTGCTTCTAATTCACACACGCAAAAAGGAGCAACAATGATAAAACTGGACAGGCAAAGCCAACCACTTCCCTGAcgagaaacaagaacaaaattcGAAACAAAACCTGCCACACAGCTTCAACAGAACACCTCTCCAATTTATCGACAGGAAATGGCTAAATACCGCGTTTGCTCTGAAAACGTAGACAGGCCGACGTGGGGCCTCCTTTTCAGCACAGTCACTTCCTGTGCTCTGAAAAGCAGAGCTTCCAAGAAGA
This genomic interval carries:
- the stat3 gene encoding signal transducer and activator of transcription 3 isoform X1, which translates into the protein MAQWNQLQQLETRYLEQLYHLYSDSFPMELRQFLAPWIESQDWAYAANKESHATLVFHNLLGEIDQQYSRFLQENNVLYQHNLRRIKQHLQSKYLEKPMEIARIVARCLWEEQRLLQTATSTTQDGQAAHPTGTVVTEKQQILEHNLQDIRKRVQDMEQKMKMLENLQDDFDFNYKTLKSQGELSQDLNGNSQAAATRQKMAQLEQMLSALDQLRRQIVTEMGGLLTAMDYVQKNLTDEELADWKRRQQIACIGGPPNICLDRLETWITSLAESQLQIRQQIKKLEELQQKVSYKGDPIIQHRPALEEKIVDLFRNLMKSAFVVERQPCMPMHPDRPLVIKTGVQFTTKVRLLVKFPELNYQLKIKVCIDKESGDVAAIRGSRKFNILGTNTKVMNMEESNNGSLSAEFKHLTLREQRCGNGGRTNSDASLIVTEELHLITFETEVYHQGLKIDLETHSLPVVVISNICQMPNAWASILWYNMLTNHPKNVNFFTKPPVGTWDQVAEVLSWQFSSTTKRGLTIEQLTTLAEKLLGPCVNYSGCQITWAKFCKENMAGKGFSFWVWLDNIIDLVKKYILALWNEGYIMGFISKERERAILSPKPPGTFLLRFSESSKEGGITFTWVEKDIGGKTQIQSVEPYTKQQLSSMSFADIIMSYKIMDATNILVSPLVYLYPDIPKEEAFGKYCRPEAAHEPEPAGDSTSTIQPYLKTKFICVTPCPSVFMDLQDSELLGNGFPGTNSGNTSDLFLMSPHTLDSLDSLMPGEAEANQGHLDSITLNMDVASPM
- the stat3 gene encoding signal transducer and activator of transcription 3 isoform X2, producing MAQWNQLQQLETRYLEQLYHLYSDSFPMELRQFLAPWIESQDWAYAANKESHATLVFHNLLGEIDQQYSRFLQENNVLYQHNLRRIKQHLQSKYLEKPMEIARIVARCLWEEQRLLQTATSTTQDGQAAHPTGTVVTEKQQILEHNLQDIRKRVQDMEQKMKMLENLQDDFDFNYKTLKSQGELSQDLNGNSQAAATRQKMAQLEQMLSALDQLRRQIVTEMGGLLTAMDYVQKNLTDEELADWKRRQQIACIGGPPNICLDRLETWITSLAESQLQIRQQIKKLEELQQKVSYKGDPIIQHRPALEEKIVDLFRNLMKSAFVVERQPCMPMHPDRPLVIKTGVQFTTKVRLLVKFPELNYQLKIKVCIDKESGDVAAIRGSRKFNILGTNTKVMNMEESNNGSLSAEFKHLTLREQRCGNGGRTNSDASLIVTEELHLITFETEVYHQGLKIDLETHSLPVVVISNICQMPNAWASILWYNMLTNHPKNVNFFTKPPVGTWDQVAEVLSWQFSSTTKRGLTIEQLTTLAEKLLGPCVNYSGCQITWAKFCKENMAGKGFSFWVWLDNIIDLVKKYILALWNEGYIMGFISKERERAILSPKPPGTFLLRFSESSKEGGITFTWVEKDIGGKTQIQSVEPYTKQQLSSMSFADIIMSYKIMDATNILVSPLVYLYPDIPKEEAFGKYCRPEAAHEPEPAGDSTSTIQPYLKTKFICVTPTNSGNTSDLFLMSPHTLDSLDSLMPGEAEANQGHLDSITLNMDVASPM